In Mustela lutreola isolate mMusLut2 chromosome 1, mMusLut2.pri, whole genome shotgun sequence, one genomic interval encodes:
- the BEND4 gene encoding BEN domain-containing protein 4 isoform X1, whose amino-acid sequence MEEEMQPAEEGPSVPKIYKQRSPYSVLKTFPSKRPALAKRYDRPTLVELPHVRPPPPPPPFAPHAAVSISSSEPPPPPPPPPPQQFQAQSSYPPGPGRAAAAASSSSPSCTPAASQGHLRTPAPPPAAPAASSSSSFAAVVRYGPGPAAATGSSSAGSDGASLELSAASSSTRRNLTYTGMDAPVQTSRLWHHGLSVGEWLREESNTGPRSSLKSRMILDAFAQQCSRVLSLLNCGGKLLDSNHSQSMISCVKQEGSSYTERQEQCPIGKGVHSQTSDNVDVDMQYMQRKQQTSAFLRVFTDSLQNYLLSGSFPTPNTSSVSEYGHLADVDPLSTSPVHTLGGWTSPATSESHGHPSSSTLPEEEEEEEEEGYCPRCQELEQEVISLQQENEELRRKLESIPVPCQTVLDYLKTVLQHHNQLLVPQPAEQPTEGSKQLLNNYPVYITSKQWDEAVNSSKKDGRRLLRYLIRFVFTTDELKYSCGLGKRKRSVQSGETGPERRPLDPVKVTCLREFIRMHCTSNPDWWMPSEEQINKVFSDAVGHARQGRAVGTFLHNGGSFYEGIDHQASQDEVFNKNSQDGSGD is encoded by the exons ATGGAGGAGGAGATGCAGCCGGCGGAGGAGGGGCCCAGCGTCCCCAAAATCTACAAGCAGCGCAGCCCCTACAGCGTCCTCAAGACGTTCCCCAGCAAGAGACCGGCGCTGGCCAAGCGCTACGACAGACCCACCCTGGTGGAGCTGCCGCACGtccggccgccgccgcccccgccgcccttCGCGCCGCACGCCGCCGTCTCCATCAGCAGCAgcgagccgccgccgccgccgccgccgccgccgccgcagcagTTCCAGGCGCAGAGCTCCTACCCCCCCGGGCCCggccgggccgccgccgccgcctcgtcGTCGTCTCCATCCTGCACGCCCGCCGCGTCCCAGGGCCACCTGAGGACTCCGGCGCCGCCGCCGGCGGCCCCCGCCGCCTCCTCATCCTCGTCCTTCGCCGCCGTCGTCAGGTATGGCCCGGGCCCGGCGGCCGCCACGGGCAGCAGCAGCGCGGGCAGCGACGGCGCCAGCCTGGAGCTCAGTGCAG cttcatCTTCCACTAGGAGGAACCTCACATACACAGGAATGGATGCCCCAGTCCAAACTTCCAGGCTCTGGCACCATGGTCTGTCTGTGGGAGAATGGCTCAGGGAGGAGTCCAACACAGGCCCTCGAAGCAGTTTGA AGAGTCGAATGATCTTGGATGCCTTTGCCCAGCAATGCAGTCGAGTTCTTAGTCTCTTAAATTGTGGAGGAAAGCTTCTGGACTCCAACCATTCCCAATCCATGATTTCTTGTGTAAAGCAGGAAGGCTCGAGTTATACCGAAAGACAGGAGCAGTGTCCCATCGGGAAAGGGGTCCACAGTCAGACCTCTGATAACGTAGATGTAGACATGCAATAtatgcaaaggaaacaacagactTCTGCCTTTTTGAGGGTTTTCACTGACTCCCTACAAAATTACCTGCTCTCAGGGAGTTTCCCGACTCCAAACACCTCATCGGTCAGTGAGTACGGCCATCTGGCCGACGTGGATCCTCTGTCAACCTCCCCCGTGCACACACTAGGTGGCTGGACCTCCCCGGCGACCTCCGAATCCCACGGTCACCCATCTTCTTCCACACTgccagaagaggaggaagaggaggaagaggaaggctactGTCCGAGGTgccaggagctggagcaggaggTTATTTCCCTGCAACAAGAAAATGAAGAGCTCAGACGGAAATTGGAGAGCATCCCAG TGCCCTGCCAAACTGTTCTGGATTACCTGAAGACCGTGTTACAGCACCACAACCAGCTCCTGGTCCCGCAGCCCGCCGAGCAGCCCACCGAG GGAAGCAAGCAGCTGCTGAACAACTATCCTGTCTACATAACGAGCAAACAGTGGGACGAGGCTGTAAATTCTTCCAAGAAAGACGGGCGACGGCTCCTTCGATATCTCATCAGATTTGTTTTCACAACCGATGAGCTTAAGTACTCATGCGGccttgggaaaaggaaaaggtcAGTGCAGTCAGGAGAGACAGGTCCTGAAAGACGCCCTCTGGATCCAGTTAAAGTAACATGCCTCCGAG AATTCATTAGGATGCACTGTACCTCCAACCCTGACTGGTGGATGCCCTCGGAGGAGCagataaacaaagtgttcagcgACGCTGTGGGGCACGCCCGGCAGGGGCGGGCGGTGGGGACTTTCCTGCACAACGGCGGCTCATTCTATGAAGGGATCGACCACCAGGCTTCCCAGGATGAGGTCTTCAATAAAAATTCCCAGGATGGGTCCGGGGATTAG
- the BEND4 gene encoding BEN domain-containing protein 4 isoform X2, with amino-acid sequence MEEEMQPAEEGPSVPKIYKQRSPYSVLKTFPSKRPALAKRYDRPTLVELPHVRPPPPPPPFAPHAAVSISSSEPPPPPPPPPPQQFQAQSSYPPGPGRAAAAASSSSPSCTPAASQGHLRTPAPPPAAPAASSSSSFAAVVRYGPGPAAATGSSSAGSDGASLELSAASSSTRRNLTYTGMDAPVQTSRLWHHGLSVGEWLREESNTGPRSSLKSRMILDAFAQQCSRVLSLLNCGGKLLDSNHSQSMISCVKQEGSSYTERQEQCPIGKGVHSQTSDNVDVDMQYMQRKQQTSAFLRVFTDSLQNYLLSGSFPTPNTSSVSEYGHLADVDPLSTSPVHTLGGWTSPATSESHGHPSSSTLPEEEEEEEEEGYCPRCQELEQEVISLQQENEELRRKLESIPVPCQTVLDYLKTVLQHHNQLLVPQPAEQPTEGSKQLLNNYPVYITSKQWDEAVNSSKKDGRRLLRYLIRFVFTTDELKYSCGLGKRKRSVQSGETGPERRPLDPVKVTCLRGTASFRSVSPSVISFHRIGCGSPVQVFSLDCILVLPAETSLGFMWPIYSVSRSSLKNLRLL; translated from the exons ATGGAGGAGGAGATGCAGCCGGCGGAGGAGGGGCCCAGCGTCCCCAAAATCTACAAGCAGCGCAGCCCCTACAGCGTCCTCAAGACGTTCCCCAGCAAGAGACCGGCGCTGGCCAAGCGCTACGACAGACCCACCCTGGTGGAGCTGCCGCACGtccggccgccgccgcccccgccgcccttCGCGCCGCACGCCGCCGTCTCCATCAGCAGCAgcgagccgccgccgccgccgccgccgccgccgccgcagcagTTCCAGGCGCAGAGCTCCTACCCCCCCGGGCCCggccgggccgccgccgccgcctcgtcGTCGTCTCCATCCTGCACGCCCGCCGCGTCCCAGGGCCACCTGAGGACTCCGGCGCCGCCGCCGGCGGCCCCCGCCGCCTCCTCATCCTCGTCCTTCGCCGCCGTCGTCAGGTATGGCCCGGGCCCGGCGGCCGCCACGGGCAGCAGCAGCGCGGGCAGCGACGGCGCCAGCCTGGAGCTCAGTGCAG cttcatCTTCCACTAGGAGGAACCTCACATACACAGGAATGGATGCCCCAGTCCAAACTTCCAGGCTCTGGCACCATGGTCTGTCTGTGGGAGAATGGCTCAGGGAGGAGTCCAACACAGGCCCTCGAAGCAGTTTGA AGAGTCGAATGATCTTGGATGCCTTTGCCCAGCAATGCAGTCGAGTTCTTAGTCTCTTAAATTGTGGAGGAAAGCTTCTGGACTCCAACCATTCCCAATCCATGATTTCTTGTGTAAAGCAGGAAGGCTCGAGTTATACCGAAAGACAGGAGCAGTGTCCCATCGGGAAAGGGGTCCACAGTCAGACCTCTGATAACGTAGATGTAGACATGCAATAtatgcaaaggaaacaacagactTCTGCCTTTTTGAGGGTTTTCACTGACTCCCTACAAAATTACCTGCTCTCAGGGAGTTTCCCGACTCCAAACACCTCATCGGTCAGTGAGTACGGCCATCTGGCCGACGTGGATCCTCTGTCAACCTCCCCCGTGCACACACTAGGTGGCTGGACCTCCCCGGCGACCTCCGAATCCCACGGTCACCCATCTTCTTCCACACTgccagaagaggaggaagaggaggaagaggaaggctactGTCCGAGGTgccaggagctggagcaggaggTTATTTCCCTGCAACAAGAAAATGAAGAGCTCAGACGGAAATTGGAGAGCATCCCAG TGCCCTGCCAAACTGTTCTGGATTACCTGAAGACCGTGTTACAGCACCACAACCAGCTCCTGGTCCCGCAGCCCGCCGAGCAGCCCACCGAG GGAAGCAAGCAGCTGCTGAACAACTATCCTGTCTACATAACGAGCAAACAGTGGGACGAGGCTGTAAATTCTTCCAAGAAAGACGGGCGACGGCTCCTTCGATATCTCATCAGATTTGTTTTCACAACCGATGAGCTTAAGTACTCATGCGGccttgggaaaaggaaaaggtcAGTGCAGTCAGGAGAGACAGGTCCTGAAAGACGCCCTCTGGATCCAGTTAAAGTAACATGCCTCCGAGGTACTGCATCCTTCCGCTCAGTGTCGCCATCTGTGATCTCATTTCACCGCATTGGCTGTGGCTCTCCCGTGCAAGTGTTCAGCCTTGACTGTATTTTGGTTTTGCCCGCTGAGACCTCTCTAGGCTTCATGTGGCCCATCTACTCGGTATCgagaagttctttaaaaaaccTCCGTTTGCTTTAG
- the BEND4 gene encoding BEN domain-containing protein 4 isoform X3, which yields MEEEMQPAEEGPSVPKIYKQRSPYSVLKTFPSKRPALAKRYDRPTLVELPHVRPPPPPPPFAPHAAVSISSSEPPPPPPPPPPQQFQAQSSYPPGPGRAAAAASSSSPSCTPAASQGHLRTPAPPPAAPAASSSSSFAAVVRYGPGPAAATGSSSAGSDGASLELSAESRMILDAFAQQCSRVLSLLNCGGKLLDSNHSQSMISCVKQEGSSYTERQEQCPIGKGVHSQTSDNVDVDMQYMQRKQQTSAFLRVFTDSLQNYLLSGSFPTPNTSSVSEYGHLADVDPLSTSPVHTLGGWTSPATSESHGHPSSSTLPEEEEEEEEEGYCPRCQELEQEVISLQQENEELRRKLESIPVPCQTVLDYLKTVLQHHNQLLVPQPAEQPTEGSKQLLNNYPVYITSKQWDEAVNSSKKDGRRLLRYLIRFVFTTDELKYSCGLGKRKRSVQSGETGPERRPLDPVKVTCLREFIRMHCTSNPDWWMPSEEQINKVFSDAVGHARQGRAVGTFLHNGGSFYEGIDHQASQDEVFNKNSQDGSGD from the exons ATGGAGGAGGAGATGCAGCCGGCGGAGGAGGGGCCCAGCGTCCCCAAAATCTACAAGCAGCGCAGCCCCTACAGCGTCCTCAAGACGTTCCCCAGCAAGAGACCGGCGCTGGCCAAGCGCTACGACAGACCCACCCTGGTGGAGCTGCCGCACGtccggccgccgccgcccccgccgcccttCGCGCCGCACGCCGCCGTCTCCATCAGCAGCAgcgagccgccgccgccgccgccgccgccgccgccgcagcagTTCCAGGCGCAGAGCTCCTACCCCCCCGGGCCCggccgggccgccgccgccgcctcgtcGTCGTCTCCATCCTGCACGCCCGCCGCGTCCCAGGGCCACCTGAGGACTCCGGCGCCGCCGCCGGCGGCCCCCGCCGCCTCCTCATCCTCGTCCTTCGCCGCCGTCGTCAGGTATGGCCCGGGCCCGGCGGCCGCCACGGGCAGCAGCAGCGCGGGCAGCGACGGCGCCAGCCTGGAGCTCAGTGCAG AGAGTCGAATGATCTTGGATGCCTTTGCCCAGCAATGCAGTCGAGTTCTTAGTCTCTTAAATTGTGGAGGAAAGCTTCTGGACTCCAACCATTCCCAATCCATGATTTCTTGTGTAAAGCAGGAAGGCTCGAGTTATACCGAAAGACAGGAGCAGTGTCCCATCGGGAAAGGGGTCCACAGTCAGACCTCTGATAACGTAGATGTAGACATGCAATAtatgcaaaggaaacaacagactTCTGCCTTTTTGAGGGTTTTCACTGACTCCCTACAAAATTACCTGCTCTCAGGGAGTTTCCCGACTCCAAACACCTCATCGGTCAGTGAGTACGGCCATCTGGCCGACGTGGATCCTCTGTCAACCTCCCCCGTGCACACACTAGGTGGCTGGACCTCCCCGGCGACCTCCGAATCCCACGGTCACCCATCTTCTTCCACACTgccagaagaggaggaagaggaggaagaggaaggctactGTCCGAGGTgccaggagctggagcaggaggTTATTTCCCTGCAACAAGAAAATGAAGAGCTCAGACGGAAATTGGAGAGCATCCCAG TGCCCTGCCAAACTGTTCTGGATTACCTGAAGACCGTGTTACAGCACCACAACCAGCTCCTGGTCCCGCAGCCCGCCGAGCAGCCCACCGAG GGAAGCAAGCAGCTGCTGAACAACTATCCTGTCTACATAACGAGCAAACAGTGGGACGAGGCTGTAAATTCTTCCAAGAAAGACGGGCGACGGCTCCTTCGATATCTCATCAGATTTGTTTTCACAACCGATGAGCTTAAGTACTCATGCGGccttgggaaaaggaaaaggtcAGTGCAGTCAGGAGAGACAGGTCCTGAAAGACGCCCTCTGGATCCAGTTAAAGTAACATGCCTCCGAG AATTCATTAGGATGCACTGTACCTCCAACCCTGACTGGTGGATGCCCTCGGAGGAGCagataaacaaagtgttcagcgACGCTGTGGGGCACGCCCGGCAGGGGCGGGCGGTGGGGACTTTCCTGCACAACGGCGGCTCATTCTATGAAGGGATCGACCACCAGGCTTCCCAGGATGAGGTCTTCAATAAAAATTCCCAGGATGGGTCCGGGGATTAG
- the BEND4 gene encoding BEN domain-containing protein 4 isoform X4: protein MEEEMQPAEEGPSVPKIYKQRSPYSVLKTFPSKRPALAKRYDRPTLVELPHVRPPPPPPPFAPHAAVSISSSEPPPPPPPPPPQQFQAQSSYPPGPGRAAAAASSSSPSCTPAASQGHLRTPAPPPAAPAASSSSSFAAVVRYGPGPAAATGSSSAGSDGASLELSAASSSTRRNLTYTGMDAPVQTSRLWHHGLSVGEWLREESNTGPRSSLKSRMILDAFAQQCSRVLSLLNCGGKLLDSNHSQSMISCVKQEGSSYTERQEQCPIGKGVHSQTSDNVDVDMQYMQRKQQTSAFLRVFTDSLQNYLLSGSFPTPNTSSVSEYGHLADVDPLSTSPVHTLGGWTSPATSESHGHPSSSTLPEEEEEEEEEGYCPRCQELEQEVISLQQENEELRRKLESIPVPCQTVLDYLKTVLQHHNQLLVPQPAEQPTEGSKQLLNNYPVYITSKQWDEAVNSSKKDGRRLLRYLIRFVFTTDELKYSCGLGKRKRIH from the exons ATGGAGGAGGAGATGCAGCCGGCGGAGGAGGGGCCCAGCGTCCCCAAAATCTACAAGCAGCGCAGCCCCTACAGCGTCCTCAAGACGTTCCCCAGCAAGAGACCGGCGCTGGCCAAGCGCTACGACAGACCCACCCTGGTGGAGCTGCCGCACGtccggccgccgccgcccccgccgcccttCGCGCCGCACGCCGCCGTCTCCATCAGCAGCAgcgagccgccgccgccgccgccgccgccgccgccgcagcagTTCCAGGCGCAGAGCTCCTACCCCCCCGGGCCCggccgggccgccgccgccgcctcgtcGTCGTCTCCATCCTGCACGCCCGCCGCGTCCCAGGGCCACCTGAGGACTCCGGCGCCGCCGCCGGCGGCCCCCGCCGCCTCCTCATCCTCGTCCTTCGCCGCCGTCGTCAGGTATGGCCCGGGCCCGGCGGCCGCCACGGGCAGCAGCAGCGCGGGCAGCGACGGCGCCAGCCTGGAGCTCAGTGCAG cttcatCTTCCACTAGGAGGAACCTCACATACACAGGAATGGATGCCCCAGTCCAAACTTCCAGGCTCTGGCACCATGGTCTGTCTGTGGGAGAATGGCTCAGGGAGGAGTCCAACACAGGCCCTCGAAGCAGTTTGA AGAGTCGAATGATCTTGGATGCCTTTGCCCAGCAATGCAGTCGAGTTCTTAGTCTCTTAAATTGTGGAGGAAAGCTTCTGGACTCCAACCATTCCCAATCCATGATTTCTTGTGTAAAGCAGGAAGGCTCGAGTTATACCGAAAGACAGGAGCAGTGTCCCATCGGGAAAGGGGTCCACAGTCAGACCTCTGATAACGTAGATGTAGACATGCAATAtatgcaaaggaaacaacagactTCTGCCTTTTTGAGGGTTTTCACTGACTCCCTACAAAATTACCTGCTCTCAGGGAGTTTCCCGACTCCAAACACCTCATCGGTCAGTGAGTACGGCCATCTGGCCGACGTGGATCCTCTGTCAACCTCCCCCGTGCACACACTAGGTGGCTGGACCTCCCCGGCGACCTCCGAATCCCACGGTCACCCATCTTCTTCCACACTgccagaagaggaggaagaggaggaagaggaaggctactGTCCGAGGTgccaggagctggagcaggaggTTATTTCCCTGCAACAAGAAAATGAAGAGCTCAGACGGAAATTGGAGAGCATCCCAG TGCCCTGCCAAACTGTTCTGGATTACCTGAAGACCGTGTTACAGCACCACAACCAGCTCCTGGTCCCGCAGCCCGCCGAGCAGCCCACCGAG GGAAGCAAGCAGCTGCTGAACAACTATCCTGTCTACATAACGAGCAAACAGTGGGACGAGGCTGTAAATTCTTCCAAGAAAGACGGGCGACGGCTCCTTCGATATCTCATCAGATTTGTTTTCACAACCGATGAGCTTAAGTACTCATGCGGccttgggaaaaggaaaag AATTCATTAG